In Desulfobacteraceae bacterium, the sequence TGTGAGGCGCCTGGAGGAAATGGCGGCGGAACTTACCGGCAAGGCCGCGGCGCTGTTCGTCGCCAGCGGCACCATGGCCAACCTGGTGAGCCAGTTGAGTCACTGCGGCCGGGGCGACGAGGTGATCCTGGGGGACCAGTCCCACGTCTTCTACTATGAGCAGGGCGGGTGTGCGGCCGTCGGCGGGATCCACCCGCGCACGGTGCCCAACCAGCCCGACGGCACCCTGGATCTGGCGGCGGTCGAAGCGGCCGTCCGCGGCGAGGACATCCACTTCCCGGCCAGCCGGCTGCTGATTTTGGAAAATACCCACAACCGCTGCAGCGGCGCCCCCCTGGGCGTCGCCTACATGCAGCAGGCGGGGGCGCTCGCCCGGCGCTGTGGGCTGAAGCTGCACGTCGACGGCGCGCGCCTGTTCAACGCCGCCGTGGCGCTGGGCGAGTCGGCGGCCGCCCTGGCGGGGCCGGCCGATTCGGTCTCATTCTGTCTCAGCAAGGGGCTGGCGGCCCCGGTGGGTTCCCTGGTCTGCGGTTCGGCGGCCTTCATCGCCCGGGCGCGCCGGATGCGCAAACAGGTCGGCGGCGGGATGCGCCAGGCCGGCGTGTTGGCGGCCGCCGGGATCGTGGCCCTGGAGGAGATGGTGGCGCGGCTGGCCGAAGACCACCACAATGCCCGTCATTTGGCGCGGCGGCTGGCGGCCACCGACGGCCTGAGACTGGATCCCGACCGGGTATACACCAATATCGTTTTTTTCGATGTGGTTCACCCGGCCCTGAGCGCACCGGCGTTGGCCGCCAAACTCGGCGCCCGGGGGGTCCGTGTCCTGGCGCTGGGGCCGCGGTCCCTGCGGGCGGTCACCCATTACCAGGTCACGGCCGATGACACCGATTGGGCGGTGGACACCATCCGCTCCGTGCTGGAGGCTGGCTGACATGCGGGTCATGTTCTGGTACTGCGGGCGCTTCGGCTGGCGGCCGGCCCTCAAAACTCTGGAGGATGCGCCGGCGGCCGAGGCGGCCGAAGAGCGGGATGTGGTGGTGGCCTTCGTTCATGTGGAGCCCCAGGACACGGACCCCGGCAGCCCGGCTGAAACCAAGCTGGTCAAAAACGCCAAGTGGGTGGCGCGCAAGTGGGAGATACAGCGGGTCGTGCTGCACTCCTTCACCCACCTGGGGGAGGCCAAGGCCCCGCCGGAAGCCGCGCGGCAGCTCTTGACGCGCGCCGCAGAACGTCTGAACGGCGCCGGCTACACCACCCTCCAGACCCCCTACGGGTATTTTCTGGACCTGGAAATTGCGGCCAAAGGACATCCCCTGGCCCGGATCTACAAGGCCTTCTGATCTCATCTTTTTTTGGGCTGTTCACATCATGGCCTTGAGCGCTTCCCAGATGGCGGCCACCGCCCGGGTGGCCGCGGCCTCGGGGGCGTATTCGACCACCGTCTGGCCGTTTACCATGGCGTGGGTGAAAACCGGGTCGAAGGGGACCGTTCCCAGGAAGGCCATGCCCCTGTCGTGGGCATAGGCCGCGATCTCGTCGCTGGCCGCCGGGTTGAGGTCGGCCTTGTTGATGCAGAGCATCGGGCGCACCTTGAAATGATCGGCCAGTTGCACGACCCGCTGCATGTCATGCCGCCCCGAAACCGTCGGTTCGGTGACGATCAGGACGGCGCTGGCGCCGCCGATGGCGGCGATCACCGGGCAGCCGACCCCCGGCGGGCCGTCGGTCAAAAGCAGCGTGAGCCCTCTCTTTTCGGCCAGCTGGCGGGCCTCCCGGCGCACCAGGGAGACCAGCTTGCCCGAGTTTTCCTCGGCGATATGCAGCTGGGCGTGCACCATCGGGCCGAAGCGGGTTTCGGAGAGGTACCATTCGCCGCAGGTGTTGAGCGGGAAATCGATCGCCTTCTCCGGGCAGAAATGGACGCACACCCCGCATCCCTCGCAGTCGATGGGCTTGACCCTGAAATCCTCATCGATGGCGTCAAAGCGGCACATCTCACGGCAGGTGCCGCAGGCCGTGCAGCGCTCCGGGTCGATCAGCGCCGTGCGGCCGGAGACGAAGTCGTGGCGCTCGCGCACCTCGGGGTTCATGATCAGGTGCAGGTCGGCTGCATCCACATCGGCGTCGCACAGGACCTTGTTCTCGGCCAGGGCGGCGAAGGCCGCCACCAGGCTGGTCTTTCCGGTGCCGCCCTTGCCGCTGATGATAATCAGTTCTTTCATTCCGATTTCGCCCCCGTATTTCTGACGATGGCCGCGATGGCCTCGAAGAGTTTCACAAATTTGGGTTTCCACTCCGGCAGC encodes:
- the ltaE gene encoding low-specificity L-threonine aldolase → MRIVDLRSDTLTRPTAAMRAAMAAAEVGDDVYGEDPTVRRLEEMAAELTGKAAALFVASGTMANLVSQLSHCGRGDEVILGDQSHVFYYEQGGCAAVGGIHPRTVPNQPDGTLDLAAVEAAVRGEDIHFPASRLLILENTHNRCSGAPLGVAYMQQAGALARRCGLKLHVDGARLFNAAVALGESAAALAGPADSVSFCLSKGLAAPVGSLVCGSAAFIARARRMRKQVGGGMRQAGVLAAAGIVALEEMVARLAEDHHNARHLARRLAATDGLRLDPDRVYTNIVFFDVVHPALSAPALAAKLGARGVRVLALGPRSLRAVTHYQVTADDTDWAVDTIRSVLEAG
- a CDS encoding threonyl-tRNA synthetase editing domain-containing protein; this translates as MRVMFWYCGRFGWRPALKTLEDAPAAEAAEERDVVVAFVHVEPQDTDPGSPAETKLVKNAKWVARKWEIQRVVLHSFTHLGEAKAPPEAARQLLTRAAERLNGAGYTTLQTPYGYFLDLEIAAKGHPLARIYKAF
- a CDS encoding 4Fe-4S binding protein, whose amino-acid sequence is MKELIIISGKGGTGKTSLVAAFAALAENKVLCDADVDAADLHLIMNPEVRERHDFVSGRTALIDPERCTACGTCREMCRFDAIDEDFRVKPIDCEGCGVCVHFCPEKAIDFPLNTCGEWYLSETRFGPMVHAQLHIAEENSGKLVSLVRREARQLAEKRGLTLLLTDGPPGVGCPVIAAIGGASAVLIVTEPTVSGRHDMQRVVQLADHFKVRPMLCINKADLNPAASDEIAAYAHDRGMAFLGTVPFDPVFTHAMVNGQTVVEYAPEAAATRAVAAIWEALKAMM